From Apium graveolens cultivar Ventura chromosome 9, ASM990537v1, whole genome shotgun sequence, the proteins below share one genomic window:
- the LOC141686391 gene encoding uncharacterized protein LOC141686391 encodes MYDAYKNESFMLRGILLWTISDYHALGNLSGNVIKGYNACLICIDETKATRLVNYRKTVIMRHRRWLPHNHPYRRQKLAFDNTVEKGVALVPLTGEEVFQRVQHLRAHVFGKKQRQPRWKKGEPRPVWKKVPIFLQLEYWEFFPVRHVLDVIHIEKNICEALLGTLLNIPGKTKDREFVRLDMAEMGIRTELRPKTLGKKEKAIYSKVIDVDKLEKIQSELVETLCQLEKHFPPSFFDVMIHLSVHLVREVKLCGPIFLRWIYPFKRYLKAFKGYVRNPAHPEGCIAEAYVAEEAVECLVNFEKSTVGVSQNAKYEQNARPLSDSDFSRSEHMASLMTRYQQHENDEVWLKNKQNAEFHKWFKKKIQSELLDDHNNIPEEIRWIVEGPNKNVPTFSGYRINGVTFSTKERDDTRQVQCSGVCVVADTMLVQGKEKNIEHTSPTYYGVITSIWELDYNKFRVPIFRCSWVDMNQGVKVDDLGYTIVNLNKLGFVNDPFVLGKHVKKVCYIDDPLEKHWYVVLKLPEKNCYEQCDDEND; translated from the exons ATGTACGACGCTTATAAGAATGAGTCTTTCATGCTTAGGGGCATTTTATTATGGACAATAAGTGATTATCATGCCTTAGGGAACTTGTCAGGAAATGTTATTAAAGGGTATAATGCGTGTCTTATTTGTATTGATGAAACAAAAGCTACTAGGTTGGTTAATTACCGTAAGACGGTGATTATGAGGCATCGAAGATGGTTGCCCCATAATCATCCTTATAGAAGGCAGAAATTAGCTTTTGATAACACTGTGGAGAAGGGGGTCGCCCTTGTTCCATTAACCGGAGAAGAGGTTTTTCAAAGAGTACAACATTTAAGGGCCCATGTATTTGGAAAGAAACAACGGCAACCACGATGGAAGAAAGGTGAACCTCGACCTGTTTGGAAAAAGGTTCCAATATTCTTACAACTTGAGTATTGGGAATTTTTTCCAGTTAGGCATGTTCTCGATGTGATACACatcgagaaaaatatatgtgaagCCCTGCTTGGAACTTTATTAAATATTCCGGGGAAGACAAAAGATAGGGAATTTGTCCGTCTTGATATGGCTGAAATGGGAATAAGAACGGAGCTGAGACCAAAGACTcttggaaagaaagaaaag GCAATTTACAGTAAAGTGATCGATGTAGACAAGTTGGAAAAAATACAGAGTGAGTTAGTGGAAACATTGTGCCAGCTTGAAAAGCACTTTCCCCCTTCGTTCTTTGATGTGATGATCCATCTCTCAGTTCATCTCGTGAGAGAGGTTAAACTTTGTGGGCCAATATTCCTTCGTTGGATTTATCCCTTCAAGAGATATCTAAAAGCGTTTAAAGGATATGTACGGAACCCGGCTCATCCCGAAGGGTGTATTGCTGAGGCATACGTTGCCGAAGAGGCGGTGGAGTGTTTGgtgaattttgaaaaatctacCGTAGGAGTGTCTCAAAATGCAAAGTATGAGCAGAATGCAAGACCTCTATCTG ACAGTGATTTTTCTCGTAGCGAGCATATGGCATCTTTGATGACAAGATACCAACAACATGAAAATGATGAAGTCTGGCTTAAAAACAAGCAAAATGCAGAATTTCATAAATGGTTCAAGAAAAAG ATTCAATCAGAATTGTTGGATGACCATAACAACATACCTGAGGAGATAAGGTGGATTGTTGAAGGGCCTAACAAGAATGTCCCTACATTTAGCGGATATAGAATCAACGGTGTTACGTTTAGCACCAAGGAGCGTGATGACACTCGACAAGTTCAGTGTAGTGGTGTCTGTGTCGTTGCAGATACAATGCTTGTACAGGGTAAGGAGAAGAATATTGAACATACTTCACCGACCTACTATGGAGTTATAACAAGTATATGGGAGTTGGACTATAACAAATTTAGAGTCCCAATATTTCGTTGTAGTTGGGTAGATATGAACCAGGGGGTTAAGGTAGATGACTTGGGATATACAATTGTTAATTTGAACAAATTAGGTTTTGTAAATGATCCGTTCGTGCTAGGGAAACATGTTAAGAAGGTTTGTTACATTGATGATCCTCTTGAAAAACATTGGTATGTCGTGTTGAAATTACCGGAAAAGAACTGTTATGAACAATGTGATGATGAAAATGATTGA